Proteins encoded within one genomic window of Balaenoptera musculus isolate JJ_BM4_2016_0621 chromosome 12, mBalMus1.pri.v3, whole genome shotgun sequence:
- the FBXO30 gene encoding F-box only protein 30 encodes MEEELQHSHCVNCVSRRCMTRPEPGISCDLIGCPLVCGAVFHSCKADEHRLLCPLERVPCLNSDFGCPFTMARNKVAEHLEMCPASVVCCTMEWNRWPVSYADRKSYENLSRDVDEVAQLDMALALQDQRMLLESLKVATMMSKATDKVSEPREQISVKSSVPEIPHTNGLVSVDEDSYGALYQATVETTRSLAVALDILNTATRDVGMLSTSLCASANEMKEEENARESLQNRNLKDQDHLYEDEIGAVGGIDHNDTSQNAQSEQNGSSDLLCDLDASSYGTSALCNGFPLENICTQVIEQNQNLHSDSKQSNLTNRECVASDGPSEPSSSLSVAAQVREVIPPNALPNGTVQHILMPDDDEDLCWKKVDLGDLRNVDVLSFSHPPSFKFLSNSCWSKPKEDKAVDTSDLEVAEDPMGLQGIDLITAALLFCLGDSPGGRGISDSRMVDVYHIDFGTQTFSLPSAILATNTMVGEIASASACDHANPQLSNPSPFQTLGLDLVLECVARYQPKQRPMFTFVCGQLFRRKEFSSHFKNVHGDIHAGLNGWMEQRCPLAYYGCTYSQRRFCPSTQGAKIIHDRHLRSFGVQPSVSTVLVEPARNCVLGLHSDHLSSLPFEVLQHIAGFLDGFSLCQLSCVSKLMRDVCGSLLQSRGMVILQWGKRKYPEGNSSWQIKEKVWRFSTAFCSVNEWKFADILSMADHLKKCSYNIVEKREEAIPLPCMCVTRELTKEGRSLRSVLKPVL; translated from the exons ATGGAGGAGGAGCTGCAGCACTCGCACTGCGTGAATTGTGTCAGTAGACGGTGTATGACCAGACCAGAGCCTGGGATCTCCTGTGACTTGATAGGTTGTCCATTGGTTTGTGGAGCAGTTTTCCATTCTTGTAAAGCTGATGAGCATCGACTTTTATGTCCATTGGAACGAGTACCTTGCTTAAATAGTGACTTTGGATGTCCATTTACAATGGCTCGAAATAAAGTTGCCGAACATCTAGAAATGTGTCCTGCAAGTGTGGTGTGCTGTACTATGGAGTGGAACCGATGGCCAGTTAGTTATGCAGACCGGAAATCATATGAAAATCTAAGCAGAGATGTTGATGAAGTGGCACAATTAGATATGGCCTTGGCCCTTCAAGACCAAAGGATGCTCTTAGAGTCTCTCAAAGTAGCCACCATGATGTCAAAAGCAACTGATAAAGTATCAGAACCTAGAGAACAGATCTCAGTTAAATCAAGTGTCCCAGAAATTCCACATACTAATGGTTTGGTGTCTGTTGATGAAGACTCTTATGGTGCACTTTATCAAGCTACTGTTGAAACAACCAGAAGTTTGGCTGTTGCTTTAGATATCCTGAATACCGCCACAAGAGACGTTGGCATGTTAAGTACGAGTCTGTGTGCTTCcgcaaatgaaatgaaagaagaagaaaatgccaGAGAAAGCTTACAGAACAGAAACTTGAAAGACCAGGACCATCTTTATGAGGATGAGATAGGAGCAGTAGGTGGGATTGACCATAATGACACAAGTCAGAATGCCCAGTCTGAACAAAATGGCTCAAGTGATTTATTATGTGACTTGGATGCCAGTTCTTATGGCACTTCTGCTCTTTGTAATGGCTTTCCTTtggaaaatatatgtacacaGGTCATTGAGCAGAATCAGAATTTACATAGTGACTCAAAACAAAGTAACTTAACAAATAGAGAATGTGTAGCATCAGATGGCCCTTCGGAACCTTCTAGTTCACTTTCAGTAGCAGCACAAGTTAGGGAAGTAATACCACCTAATGCTTTGCCTAATGGCACAGTTCAGCATATCCTCATGCCAGATGATGATGAAGACTTGTGTTGGAAAAAAGTAGACTTAGGGGACCTAAGGAATGTGGATGTCTTATCTTTCAGTCATCCTCCTTCATTCAAATTTCTTTCTAATTCGTGTTGGTCTAAACCAAAGGAAGATAAAGCAGTAGATACATCAGATTTGGAAGTTGCAGAAGATCCAATGGGTCTCCAAGGAATAGATCTAATCACAGCAGCATTACTGTTTTGTCTAGGAGATTCTCCAGGTGGGAGGGGTATATCTGATAGTCGCATGGTTGATGTTTATCACATCGACTTTGGGACGCAGACCTTTTCACTTCCATCTGCCATATTAGCTACAAATACAATGGTTGGGGAAATAGCTTCAGCTTCAGCTTGTGATCATGCCAACCCTCAGCTTTCAAATCCAAGTCCTTTTCAGACACTTGGGCTGGATTTAGTATTGGAATGTGTCGCTAGGTACCAACCCAAGCAGCGTCCAATGTTTACATTTGTTTGTGGACAGTTAttcagaagaaaagaattttcaTCCCATTTTAAGAACGTGCATGGTGACATTCATGCTGGACTCAATGGCTGGATGGAACAGAGGTGTCCTTTAGCATATTATGGTTGTACCTATTCTCAGCGTAGGTTTTGTCCATCAACACAAGGAGCAAAGATTATACATGACCGCCATTTGAGGTCATTTGGAGTTCAGCCATCTGTATCTACAGTGTTAGTAGAGCCTGCTAGAAACTGTGTGTTGGGATTACATAGTGACCATCTAAGTAGTCTTCCTTTTGAAGTCCTGCAACATATTGCAGGCTTTCTTGATGGCTTCAGTTTATGCCAGCTCTCATGTGTATCCAAGTTAATGAGGGATGTGTGTGGCAGTCTTCTTCAGTCTCGTGGAATGGTCATACTGCAGTGGGGGAAAAGGAAGTATCCAGAAGGAAATTCATCATGGCAGATAAAAGAAAAG GTATGGCGATTCAGTACTGCATTTTGTTCTGTCAATGAATGGAAATTTGCTGACATCCTAAGCATGGCTGACCACTTGAAGAAATGCAGTTACAATATTGTAGAGAAACGGGAGGAAGCAATCCCATTGCCGTGTATGTGTGTGACACGAGAACTCACTAAAGAAGGACGTTCACTTCGCTCAGTTTTAAAACCTgtactttaa